The genomic segment TGATTGCCGCCCTGAACGGGCACGCCTTCGGTGGCGGATTGGAATTGGCCATCGCCTGCGACCTGCGGATTGCCGACCAGGCTGCCCAATTCGCCCTGCCCGAGGCCCGCATCGCCACCTGCCCTGGCTGGTCGGGCACGCAACGCCTGGTGCGCCTGATCGGGCCGAGCGCGGCCAAATACCTGGCTTTGAGCGGGCAGCGTCTGGACAGCGCTGGCGCCCTGCGCTGCGGCTTGCTGCATGAGGTGACGACGACGGCAGCGAAAGGGGCCGCCCTGGAGCGTGCGCAGCAGTTGGCGCAGCAGATGTGCGAACAAGCGCCGGTGTCGCTGCAACTGGCCAAGCAGCTGATCAACGCGGCGGCAGATGAAGATGCCGCCGCTTGCATGGAGGCCATGGCCGGCGCATTGGCCGCTTTCACCGACGATGCGAAAGAGGGTGTGTCCAGCTTTCGGGACAAGCGCCCGCCGCACTACACCGGCCGCTGACCAGCGGCCACTGATTCCATGACCCCCCCATACGACCCGCGTACTGCGATGAACCCGCAAACGAATCCACCGCCCTACCAGGGCCGGCTGCTCATCGATGGCCAGTGGTGCGATGCCGCCGACGCGCGCCGGCTCGAGCGCCGATCGCCGGCGCACGGCCAACTGGTGGCGGTCTATGCCGAGGCCGGCGTGCCGGACGCACAGCGCGCCATCGGCGCCGCCCGGCAGGCTTTCGACAAAGGCCCGTGGCCGCTGCTCAAGGGGGCAGAACGGGCGCGCATTTTGCGCCATGTGGCCGACGGCATCCTGGCGCGCAGGCATGCGCTGGCCCGCATGGAGTCGCTGGAAAATGGCAAGCCGCTGGCCCAATCGCTGGCCGAGATCGAGGGCGCCGCAGACCTGTGGCAGTACGCGGCCAGCCTGGCCCGCAACCTGCACGGCGACAGCTACAACACGCTGGGCGCGGCGACATTGGCGCTGGTGCTGCGCGAGCCGATCGGCGTGGTGGGCATCATCACCCCCTGGAACTTCCCGTTCCTGATCGTCAGCCAGAAACTGCCGTTTGCGCTGGCCGCGGGTTGCACCGCCGTGGTCAAGCCTGCCGAGGTGACCTCCGGCACCACGGTGATGCTGGGCGAGATCCTGCTCGAAGCCGGCATTCCGGCCGGCGTGGTGAATATCCTGGTCGGCCAGGGCGCCGTGGTGGGCGAGGCGATGGTCAGCCATCCGGATGTCGACATGCTCTCGTTCACCGGCTCGACGGCCGTCGGCAAGCAAGCCGTTGCCCGGTCTGCGGCCACGCTCAAGAAGGTCGCGCTGGAGCTCGGCGGCAAGAACCCGCAGATCGTCTTTGCCGACTGCGATTGGGAGGCTGCGGTCGATGCGGCGGTCTACGGCATCTTCTTCAATGCCGGCCAATGCTGCAACAGCGGCAGCCGCATCCTAGTGCAGGATGCCGTGGCCGACAAGTTCGCGGAGGCGGTCATCGCGCGCTCCCGGCAGGTGCGGGTTGGCGACCCGTTCGACGAGCGCACCCAGGTCGGCGCCATCACGACGGAGCGGCAACTGCACACCATCCTCGCGCATGTCGAAGGCGCCCGCCAGGCGGGCGCGACGGTGGCGCTGGGCGGCGCGCGCCTGGACCGCCCGGGCCTGTACATGGAACCGACGGTGCTCACCGGCGTGACCCGCGACATGGCGATTGCCCGGCAAGAGGTGTTTGGCCCGGTGCTGTCGATGCTGCGCTTTGGCACGCTCGACGAGGCCGTCGACTTGGCCAACTCCACGCTGTACGGCCTGTCGGCCGCCGTCTGGAGCCAGGACATCAATACCTGCATCACGGCGGCGCGCCGCATCGAGGCCGGCACGGTGTGGGTCAACACCTTTCTCGAAGGCCATGCGGAACTCCCCTTCGGGGGCTACCGCGAAAGCGGCATCGGCCGCGAACTGGGACGGTTTGCCGCCGAGGACTACACCGAAACCAAGACCGTGCACCTGCATCTTGGTGCGCGCACCGACTGGTATTTGCCCCCGGCCTGATTTCTTTCCCCTGCCCCGCCCTGCAACCCTTCGACTGAGGAGATTCTGATGAAAAAACACATTCTGGGACTGGCCATCACCGCCGCCTGCGCGCTGCCTGCGGCCGCGCAGCAAAGCGTCGAGGTGCTGCACTGGTGGACCGCCGGCGGCGAAGCCGCCGCGCTGAACGTTCTCAAGGGCAACCTGGAAAAGCAAGGCGTCAAGTGGAACGACATGCCGGTGGCCGGCGGCGGCGGGGAGGCGGCGATGACCGTGGTGCGCGCGCGCGTGACCGCCGGCAACCCGCCCACCGCCGTGCAAATGATGGGCTTCGACCTGCTCGACTGGGGCCGGCAAGGGGTTCTGAGCGACCTCAACGAACTGGCCACCAAACAGGGCTGGGACAAGGTGGTGCCGCCTGCGCTGCAAAAGTTCTCGAAGTTCAACGGCAAGTGGATTGCGGTGCCCGTGAACATACACTCGACCAACTGGGTCTGGGCGAACAAGGAGGTGCTGGCCAAGGCCGGCGTCACCAGCGACCCCGGCCACTGGACTTGGGATGACTTCATCGCCGCCGCGCAGCAGGTGCAAAAAGCCGGCTTCATCGCCATCGCTCACGGGGGCCAGCCCTGGCAGGAAGCCACGGTATTCGACGGCGTGGCGCTGTCCACCGGTGGCGCCGACTACTATCGCCGGGCCTTGATCGAACTCGACGGCAAGGCGCTGAATTCGCCGACCACCGAGAAGGTCTTCGAGCGCATGGCGCAACTGCGCAAACTGGTCGACAAGGACTTTTCCGGCCGTGACTGGAATGTGGCCTCCGGCATGGTGATCAGCGGCAAGGCCGGTTTTCAGTTGATGGGCGACTGGGCCAAGGGCGAATTCATCACCGCCAAGAAACTGCCCGGCAAGGATTTCCTGTGCTTTCGCACCCCCGGCACGCAGGGGAGCGTGACCTTCAACGCCGATCAGTTTGCAATGTTCAAGGTCGGCGCCGACAAGGTCGCGGCCCAGTCCTTGCTGGCCAGCGCCATCATGGAACCGGCATTCCAGTCGACGTTCAACGTCGTCAAGGGCTCCGTTCCGGCCCGCACCGATGTGCCCGACACCGCTTTCGATGCCTGCGGCAAAAAGGGCATGAAGGACCTGGCCGAGGCGAGCAGCAAAAACCAACTGCTCGGCTCCATGGGCCATGGCTATGCGGTGCCGGCGTCGATCAAGAACGCCTTTTATGACGTCATCACGCGGCACTTCAATGGCCAGATCGACAACAAGAAGGCGGTCGCAGAAATGGCTGCGGCGGCCAAGGATTGACCATTGACCCACACCCCCTTGGCCACCTGCGGCGCCGGCCCCTCCACGGGGCGGCGCGGGCGGCGCACCGTGTCATGAGAAACCGGGTCATGGAGAAATCGCGATGAAAGCCGGCCTGCTGCCCAAACTGTTGATCAGTCCGAGCGCCTTGCTGGTGCTGGTCTGCGTCTACGGCTACATGATGTTCACCTGCTATTTGTCGTTCACGAACTCGACGATGATGCCGAGCAATGAACTGGTCGGCATGGCCAACTACCGGCGCTTGGCGGGTCTGGAGAACTGGTGGGTGGCGGTTGCCAACCTGGGCGTCTTCGCGACGCTGTACCTGGGCTTTTCTTTGCTGTTGGGTCTGGGTTTGGCGCTTTTGATCGACCAGAAGATCCGCTGCGAAGGCGTGCTGCGCTCGATCTTCCTGTACCCGATGGCGCTGTCCTTCATCGTCACGGGCACGGCCTGGAAATGGCTGCTCGACCCCGGTGTCGGGCTGGAGCGCTCCATCCATGGGTTGGGCTGGGAGAGCTTTGCCTTCGGCTGGATCAAGGACAGCCAGATGGCCATCTACTGCGTGGTGATCGCTGCGGTATGGCAAACCGCCGGGTTCGTGATGGCCATGTTCCTGGCCGGTCTGCGCGGGGTGGACACCGAGCAGGTCAATGCGGCCCGGGTCGACGGCGCCAGGATCTGGCAGATCTATCTGCACATCATCGTCCCGCAGTTGGGCCCGGTCTTTGTGTCGTCCTTCGTGATCCTGGCGCATATGGCGATCAAGTCCTACGACCTGGTGATCGCATTGACCAATGGCGGCCCGGGGCGCTCGACCTGGCTGCCATCGGTTTTCATGTACCAGTACACGTACACGCGCAACGAAATGGCGGTGGGTGCGGCCAGTTCGGTGCTGATGCTGCTGGCGCTTGCGGTGGTGGTGCTGCCGTACCTCTACAGCGAAATGAAGAAGGTGAAAAATGGCTGATCGCGCTTTGGCGCCCCGACGCGCTGGCGCGCCCGGCCCGGGCCGCATCGCCCTGTACCTGGCGCTGGTGCTGCTGGCGCTGGTTTTTTTGCTGCCGGTCTACGTGATGCTGGTCAACTCCCTCAAGCCGCTGGACGAAATCCGTGACGGCGACCTGCTGGCATGGCCGGTCCACTGGACCATTGCGCCTTGGCTTTCGGCCTGGAGCCAGGCGCAGATCGGCGTGCAACCTACGGGACTGAAGCCCTATTTCGTCAACTCCTTCCTGCTGGTCCTGCCTGCCGTGCTGCTGTCGACGCTGATCGGCGCGATCAACGGCTACATCCTGACCCAGTTTCGCTGGCGCTGGGCGCATCTGCTGTTTGCGGCGATGCTGTTTTCGGTGTTCATCCCGTTCCAGATCGTGCTGATCCCGATGGCCAAAACCCTGGGCATGCTGGGCCTTGCCGGGACGATCCGGGGCCTGATCTTTGTCAACGTGGTCTACGGCATCGGCTTTACCACGCTGTTTTTCCGCAACTACTACGCCGCCTTTCCCCAGGAACTGGTGCGCTCGGCGCGCATGGACGGCGCCGGCTTCTTCAGTGTTTTCGGCCGCATTTTGCTGCCCAACAGCGCGCCCATCATCGTGGTGACGGTGATCTGGCAGTTCACCAACATCTGGAACGAGTTCCTCTTTGGCGCCTCGTTCAGCGATTTCAGTTCCTACCCGCTGACCGTGGCGCTGAACAACCTGGTCAACAGCAGCACCGGGGTGAAGGAATACAACGTCCACTTCGCCGGCGCGTTCATTGCTGCGGCTCCTACGCTGCTGGTGTATTTGCTGTCCGGCAAATACTTCGTTCGCGGCCTGATGGCCGGGTCGGTAAAAGGTTGAAGGCAGTCCCATGGCAGCGCTCGATTTGATCCAAATCCACAAGAGTTTCGGCCCGGTCAAGATTCTTCATGACATCTCGATCGCTCTGCAGGACGGTGAATTCCTGGTGCTGATCGGCCCTTCGGGCTGCGGCAAGAGCACCTTGATGAACATCATTGCCGGTCTGGAAGAGCCGAGCGGCGGCAGCCTGAAACTGGACCAGCGCGACATCACCCATCTGGGCCCGGCGGACCGCAACATCTCGATGGTGTTCCAGTCCTATGCGCTGTACCCGAACATGACGGTCGCCAGGAACATCGAATTCCCGCTGCGGATGCGCAAGGTGGCCAGGGAGCAGCGCCAGGAGCGCGTCCAATCGGTTGCCCGGATGCTGCAGATCGAGCATCTTCTGGAGCGCAAGCCGCGCCAGCTCTCCGGCGGGCAGCGCCAGCGGGTGGCCATCGGCCGGGCCTTGGCGCGCGAGCCGCAGTTGTATCTGTTCGACGAGCCGCTGTCGAATCTCGACGCCCAGTTGCGCGTGGGCATGCGCACCGAAATCAAGAAACTGCACCAGCGGCTGAAAGCCACCATCGTCTATGTGACGCATGACCAGATCGAAGCCATGACGCTGGCCACGCGGATTGCGGTGATGAAGGGCGGGCGGCTCCAGCAGTTGGGAACCCCGGCCGAGGTCTACCACCAGCCCGCGAACGCCTTTGTCGCCGGTTTCATGGGCGCTCCCCGGATGAATCTGCTGCAAGGGCATTTGCAGGCCAGCGGCACCGGGCTGTCCATCGTGCTCGGCCAAGGCGCGCAAGGGGCCGCAGCCATCGCCGTGCCGCCGGCGCTGGCGACGCCCGCGCTGTCTGGCTACATCGGCCGGCCCATCATTGCCGGCATCCGCCCCGAGGCGGTCACGCTGGTCGGGCCGGATGCGGTGCCAGGCCCGCTGCAAGCCTGCGTTCAAGCGCAGGTGGAAGTGATCGAGCCCACCGGCGCCGATACGCTGGCGCTGCTCGATCTTGGCGGGCAGGAGTTCACCGTGCGCCTGGAGCCCGATGTCCGGCTCGATGCGCTCCAGAGCGCCCACTTCCTGATCGACCTGCGCCGGCTGGTCTGTTTCGACGCGCAGTCCGAAGAGCGGATCGCCTGAACCCATGCCGGCCACCATGAACCAAGACCCGGCGGATGTGGTCATCATCGGCTCCGGTGTCGGCGGCGGCGGCGTGGCCTTGCAACTGGCCGGGTCTGGCGCCAAGGTGCTGGTGCTCGAACGCGGCCGGTTTCTGCCCCGGGAGCCGCACAACTGGGACCTGGAGGAGGTCTTCGTCAAGCAGCGCTACAAGACCGATGACATCTGGTACGCCGACGGCCGCGCCTTCCGTCCGGGAATGTTCTACTTTGTCGGCGGGCTGACCAAGTTCTATGGCACGGCGATGTTCCGTTTGCGCGAGCGCGATTTCGAGCGCGTGCAGCATGAGGAGGGCGAATCGCCCGCCTGGCCGATCCGCTACGCCGATCTGGAGCCTTGGTACGCGCTGGCCGAGCGCCTGTTCGGTGTGCGCGGCCAGGCGGGGATCGACCCGACCGAGCCGGCCAGGAGCTGTGCTTATGCGCACCCACCGGTGCCGCATGAGCCTGTGATGCAGGCGATTCATGACCGGCTGCAAGCCCAGGGTCTGTCGCCCTTTCCGATGCCCAGCGCGATCGACCTGGGCGACGCTGGCCGCTGTCGGCGTTGCAGCAACTGCGACGCCCTGCCCTGCCGGATCGATGCCAAAGGGGACGCCGAGATCAAGCTGATCCGTCCGGCCCTGCGGCAACCGAACGTCGAACTGCGCACCGGGGTGCTGGTCGAGCGCTTGCTCACCGATGCCGGCGGCAGGCGCATCGTCGCCGCGCAGGTGCTCGAAGATGGCGTGCGCAAGCACATTGGCGGCAAGCTGTTCGTGCTCAGTGCCGGCGCGATCAATTCGGCGGCCCTGCTGCTGCGCTCGGCCAACCGGGCGCATCCCGGGGGTCTGGCCAACAGCAGCGATGTCGTCGGGCGCCATTACATGACCCACAACACCACGGCCTTGATGGCGCTGCATCCGCTCAAGCGCAACCGCACCCGTTTCCCGAAAACGCTGGCGCTGCACGACTTTTACTTCGGCTCCGCCAGCTACGGCTACCCGCTGGGCAGCTTGCAACTGCTCGGCAAGATTCGCGAACCGATGTTGCGCGGGCCGCTGGGCCATCTGCCCCGGATGCTGCGCGCATTGCTGGCGCAGCACAGCGTGGACTGGTACGCGCAAAGCGAAGACCTGCCGGACCCGGACAGCCGGGTCACCCTGCGCCAGGACGGCGCCATCAACCTGCACTGGAAGCGCAGCAACCTGAAGGCGCACCAGCGCTGGGTGAGCCAATGCAAAGAGATTTTGCGTGGCACCGGCTATCCGCTGGTGTTGGCCAAGGGCTTTGGCACCGAGGTGGTGTCCCATCAATGCGGAACCGTCCGCTTCGGCGCCGATGAGCGCACCTCGGCGCTCGATGCGCTGTGCAAAGCCTGGGACCACGACAACCTGTACGTGGTGGACGCGGGCTTTTTCCCTTCTTCGGCAGCCGTCAACCCGGCGCTGACGGTGGCCGCGCAGGCGCTGCGCGTGGGCCGGCATCTTCGGGAGCAACTGTCGTGACGCGCCCTGCCTTGGCCATCGTCACCGGCGCCCGCCGTGGCATCGGGGCCGCCATCGCCATCGACCTGGCAGCCCATGGATTCGCCGTCGCCATGACCGATCTCGCCGACCCTGCCGATACCGCCGACCCCGGCGCCGCGCACACCCTGCACGCGATCGAGTCGCGCGCTGGCCGGGCCCGTTTTTTCCCTTCGGACCTGGCCCGGGTCGAGGCCCATCCGGCGCTGGTGCAAGCCATCGCCGATTGGGGCGGGCCGGTCGAGGTGCTGGTCAACAACGCCGGCATCGCCGCACCGAGCCGTGGCGATCTGCTCGATGTGCAGCCCCGCGCCTTCGACGAGGTGCTGGGCGTGAACCTGCGCGGAACCTTCTTCATGACCCAGGCCGTCGCGCGCCACATGCTGCAAACGACGCCGGCGCATCCGGCACGCCCGCGCACGATAGTGACACTGTCCTCGGTCAGCGCCGAACTGGCCTCGATCGAACGCGCAGAGTATTGCCTGTCCAAGTCCGGGCTGCCCATGCTCACCAAACTGTTTGCGCTGCGCCTGGCAGCGGCCGGCATCGCCGTGTTCGAGATCCGGCCCGGCATCATCCAAACGCCGATGACGCAGCCGGTGGCCGCCCAATACGGGCAGCGCATCGCCGAAGGGCTGGTGCCCATGCAGCGCTGGGGGCAGCCCGAGGATGTGGCGCGCGCGGTGTCGGCACTGGCCAGCGGGCAGTTGGCTTTTGCCACCGGCAGCGCGCTGTCGGTGGACGGCGCGCTCTCCATTGCACGCTTATGACATCGACGACGCTGATCACGCATGGAAAACTACGACTACATCATCGCCGGCGGCGGCTCCGCCGGTTGCGTACTGGCCAACCGGCTGAGCGCTGACCCGTCGGTCAGCGTGTTGCTCATCGAGGCCGGAGGGCCGGACCGGCACCCGCTGTTCCACTGGCCTGCCGGCTTTGCCAAGATGACCAAGGGCATTGCCTCCTGGGGCTGGAGCACGGTGCCGCAAAAGCACCTGCAAGGCCGGGTGCTGCGCTTTACCCAGGCCAAGGTCATCGGAGGCGGCTCATCGATCAATGCCCAGCTCTACACCCGTGGCGCCGCCGCAGATTACGAGACCTGGGTGCGGGACGCGGGCGCGCTCGGCTGGGGCTATGCCGACGTGCTGCCGTATTTCAAACGCTCGGAAAACAACCAGCGCTTTGCCAACGAGCACCACAGCTATGGCGGCCCG from the Verminephrobacter eiseniae EF01-2 genome contains:
- a CDS encoding GMC oxidoreductase — translated: MNQDPADVVIIGSGVGGGGVALQLAGSGAKVLVLERGRFLPREPHNWDLEEVFVKQRYKTDDIWYADGRAFRPGMFYFVGGLTKFYGTAMFRLRERDFERVQHEEGESPAWPIRYADLEPWYALAERLFGVRGQAGIDPTEPARSCAYAHPPVPHEPVMQAIHDRLQAQGLSPFPMPSAIDLGDAGRCRRCSNCDALPCRIDAKGDAEIKLIRPALRQPNVELRTGVLVERLLTDAGGRRIVAAQVLEDGVRKHIGGKLFVLSAGAINSAALLLRSANRAHPGGLANSSDVVGRHYMTHNTTALMALHPLKRNRTRFPKTLALHDFYFGSASYGYPLGSLQLLGKIREPMLRGPLGHLPRMLRALLAQHSVDWYAQSEDLPDPDSRVTLRQDGAINLHWKRSNLKAHQRWVSQCKEILRGTGYPLVLAKGFGTEVVSHQCGTVRFGADERTSALDALCKAWDHDNLYVVDAGFFPSSAAVNPALTVAAQALRVGRHLREQLS
- a CDS encoding 3-ketoacyl-ACP reductase; this encodes MTRPALAIVTGARRGIGAAIAIDLAAHGFAVAMTDLADPADTADPGAAHTLHAIESRAGRARFFPSDLARVEAHPALVQAIADWGGPVEVLVNNAGIAAPSRGDLLDVQPRAFDEVLGVNLRGTFFMTQAVARHMLQTTPAHPARPRTIVTLSSVSAELASIERAEYCLSKSGLPMLTKLFALRLAAAGIAVFEIRPGIIQTPMTQPVAAQYGQRIAEGLVPMQRWGQPEDVARAVSALASGQLAFATGSALSVDGALSIARL
- a CDS encoding aldehyde dehydrogenase family protein, yielding MNPQTNPPPYQGRLLIDGQWCDAADARRLERRSPAHGQLVAVYAEAGVPDAQRAIGAARQAFDKGPWPLLKGAERARILRHVADGILARRHALARMESLENGKPLAQSLAEIEGAADLWQYAASLARNLHGDSYNTLGAATLALVLREPIGVVGIITPWNFPFLIVSQKLPFALAAGCTAVVKPAEVTSGTTVMLGEILLEAGIPAGVVNILVGQGAVVGEAMVSHPDVDMLSFTGSTAVGKQAVARSAATLKKVALELGGKNPQIVFADCDWEAAVDAAVYGIFFNAGQCCNSGSRILVQDAVADKFAEAVIARSRQVRVGDPFDERTQVGAITTERQLHTILAHVEGARQAGATVALGGARLDRPGLYMEPTVLTGVTRDMAIARQEVFGPVLSMLRFGTLDEAVDLANSTLYGLSAAVWSQDINTCITAARRIEAGTVWVNTFLEGHAELPFGGYRESGIGRELGRFAAEDYTETKTVHLHLGARTDWYLPPA
- a CDS encoding carbohydrate ABC transporter permease — protein: MADRALAPRRAGAPGPGRIALYLALVLLALVFLLPVYVMLVNSLKPLDEIRDGDLLAWPVHWTIAPWLSAWSQAQIGVQPTGLKPYFVNSFLLVLPAVLLSTLIGAINGYILTQFRWRWAHLLFAAMLFSVFIPFQIVLIPMAKTLGMLGLAGTIRGLIFVNVVYGIGFTTLFFRNYYAAFPQELVRSARMDGAGFFSVFGRILLPNSAPIIVVTVIWQFTNIWNEFLFGASFSDFSSYPLTVALNNLVNSSTGVKEYNVHFAGAFIAAAPTLLVYLLSGKYFVRGLMAGSVKG
- a CDS encoding carbohydrate ABC transporter permease, producing the protein MKAGLLPKLLISPSALLVLVCVYGYMMFTCYLSFTNSTMMPSNELVGMANYRRLAGLENWWVAVANLGVFATLYLGFSLLLGLGLALLIDQKIRCEGVLRSIFLYPMALSFIVTGTAWKWLLDPGVGLERSIHGLGWESFAFGWIKDSQMAIYCVVIAAVWQTAGFVMAMFLAGLRGVDTEQVNAARVDGARIWQIYLHIIVPQLGPVFVSSFVILAHMAIKSYDLVIALTNGGPGRSTWLPSVFMYQYTYTRNEMAVGAASSVLMLLALAVVVLPYLYSEMKKVKNG
- a CDS encoding ABC transporter substrate-binding protein, with the translated sequence MKKHILGLAITAACALPAAAQQSVEVLHWWTAGGEAAALNVLKGNLEKQGVKWNDMPVAGGGGEAAMTVVRARVTAGNPPTAVQMMGFDLLDWGRQGVLSDLNELATKQGWDKVVPPALQKFSKFNGKWIAVPVNIHSTNWVWANKEVLAKAGVTSDPGHWTWDDFIAAAQQVQKAGFIAIAHGGQPWQEATVFDGVALSTGGADYYRRALIELDGKALNSPTTEKVFERMAQLRKLVDKDFSGRDWNVASGMVISGKAGFQLMGDWAKGEFITAKKLPGKDFLCFRTPGTQGSVTFNADQFAMFKVGADKVAAQSLLASAIMEPAFQSTFNVVKGSVPARTDVPDTAFDACGKKGMKDLAEASSKNQLLGSMGHGYAVPASIKNAFYDVITRHFNGQIDNKKAVAEMAAAAKD
- a CDS encoding ABC transporter ATP-binding protein translates to MAALDLIQIHKSFGPVKILHDISIALQDGEFLVLIGPSGCGKSTLMNIIAGLEEPSGGSLKLDQRDITHLGPADRNISMVFQSYALYPNMTVARNIEFPLRMRKVAREQRQERVQSVARMLQIEHLLERKPRQLSGGQRQRVAIGRALAREPQLYLFDEPLSNLDAQLRVGMRTEIKKLHQRLKATIVYVTHDQIEAMTLATRIAVMKGGRLQQLGTPAEVYHQPANAFVAGFMGAPRMNLLQGHLQASGTGLSIVLGQGAQGAAAIAVPPALATPALSGYIGRPIIAGIRPEAVTLVGPDAVPGPLQACVQAQVEVIEPTGADTLALLDLGGQEFTVRLEPDVRLDALQSAHFLIDLRRLVCFDAQSEERIA
- a CDS encoding enoyl-CoA hydratase/isomerase family protein; protein product: MADEWVQTAIDGALATVTLNRPDKLNTLTPVMLDALENAARRLEAERDVRVVILTGAGERAFCAGADIHAWAALQPLDMWRRWVRRGHQVFDQWARLRQPVIAALNGHAFGGGLELAIACDLRIADQAAQFALPEARIATCPGWSGTQRLVRLIGPSAAKYLALSGQRLDSAGALRCGLLHEVTTTAAKGAALERAQQLAQQMCEQAPVSLQLAKQLINAAADEDAAACMEAMAGALAAFTDDAKEGVSSFRDKRPPHYTGR